A stretch of DNA from Tautonia rosea:
CTGCGACGGTCAGCACGAGCCGGCCTTGATTCCTGAGATTGCCCGTCATCTGGACGAGGCTGATCTGGTTTCGGGCAGTCGGTATCTGAAGATCTTCGACCCGAGCCAGGTTCCTCCGGAACAGCGACGGAAGATCAATGTCGAGGTGACCCGGTGGCTGAACGAGTGCCTCGGGTTTGAGCTGACGGATGCGTTTTGCGGCTTCAAGGCGTATCGGGCCAGTGCGTTACGGCAATTTCGGATCACCGACGACGGCTACGCCATGCCGCTTCAGGTGTGGGTGCAGGCGGCCAAGCACGGAATGACGGTGGTTGAGGTGCCGGTGCCGTTGATCTACCTCGACGAATCGCGGGCCTTCGGCGGGGCGCTCGACGACGCCGAGTATCGCCTGAATCATTACCGATCGGTCTTTCAGGAGGCGCTCCGCGAGGCTCGCCTGGAAGTGGCCGGGGGGTGTTGCGGATGACGATGACCCCTCGTCGCCTTCGGGCTCCGGCGGTGGACGGCGGCGTTCTGGCCGACCCTCCGCTGGCCGAGGCTCCCGGTCTTTTCGACGCCAACCGAGCGCGGCTTGCCTCGTGGGATCATGACTTCCAGGGGCGTCGGGCCGGGCGTCTCCGGGCGATGGCACGGCATGAGATTCTGGAACAATCGCGACGGTTCCTGCGCCGCTTCGGGCTCGACGACCTGGACGGTTTGCCGGAGCCGGGGCGTGATCCGAATGTGCCGTTGATCGTGACCGGGCATCAGCCCGAGCTGTCGCATCCGGGGGTCTGGGTCAAGAACTTCGCCACGGCATCGATTGCCGGGGCGGTTGGGGGCTTGGGCCTGAACCTGATCGTCGATAACGACATTCCGAAGGCGGTGGCCGTTCGCGTGCCGTTTCGGGAAAACGGCCGGTTGCTCTCGCGTTATGTGGCGTTCGATGAGTGGTCGGGGGAGTTCCCGTACGAGGAGCTGCCCGTCAGGGACGAAGGTGCCTTTGCGAGCTTCGCCGATCGGACGCTCGCCCTGATGGGGGGCGTGATCGACGATCCGTTGCTTCGGCACGACTGGCCGAGGGCGATCGAGGCCGCCGGGACGACCGACCGCCTGGGGCTTCGCCTGGCCGCGATGCGGCGGGCGAGGGAAGCGGCATGGGGGGTGAGGAACGCTGAGATTCCGCTGAGTCGCGTTTGCGAGTCGGAGGCGTTTCTCTGGTTCACCTGCCATCTGCTGGCCCATTTGCCCCGATTTCGACGCGTGCACAACGCGGCGCTGGGGCGGTATCGCAAGGCGCACGGGATTCGGAGCCGGAACCATCCGGTGCCCGAGCTGACCCAGGACGGGGACTGGTACGAGGCTCCGTTCTGGATCTGGCGGCGCGAATCGCCTCGGCGTCATCCGTTGCTGGCCCGACAGGTCGATTCGACCCGGATGGAGCTTCGGATCGCCGGAGAGGATGAGCCGTTCTGCGAGCTGCCACTCGGTCCCGATCGGGATGCTTGTTGCGCGGTCGAACGGCTTCGGGAGCTGCCGGCCCAGGGCGTCCGCTTGCGGACTCGGGCTTTGACGACCACGATGTTCGCCCGGGCCTTGCTGGGGGACCTGTTCCTGCACGGGATTGGGGGGGCGAAGTACGACGAGCTGGGAGACGAGGTCTTCCGGGGCGTCTTCGGGATCGAGCCCCCCGGATTCCTGACCCTGTCGCTGACCCTCTGGCCGGGATTGCCCGATGATCCGGCCTCGGCCGAGGAGCTTCGGAGGGTCGAGGCCCAGATTCGTGATTTGACGTTCAATCCCGACCGCCACCTGACCGATCCGATGCCCGAGGCGGCCCGGTCGGCGGTTCTGGCGAAGCAATCGGCGGTGGACGGCCCGACCGGGTCGAGGCGTGATCGGATCGCGCGGTACTTCGCGATTCGAGAGGCCAACCGGGCACTTGAGCCGTTT
This window harbors:
- a CDS encoding glycosyltransferase family 2 protein; translated protein: MRLLTAIPVYNEEAHLEPVLAEVLRHAPGQVLVVDDGSTDGTPERLARFPEVQVIRHERNQGYGAGLRSAFEATLAGGYDGLVTLDCDGQHEPALIPEIARHLDEADLVSGSRYLKIFDPSQVPPEQRRKINVEVTRWLNECLGFELTDAFCGFKAYRASALRQFRITDDGYAMPLQVWVQAAKHGMTVVEVPVPLIYLDESRAFGGALDDAEYRLNHYRSVFQEALREARLEVAGGCCG